The following proteins are encoded in a genomic region of Methylobacterium tardum:
- a CDS encoding HisA/HisF-related TIM barrel protein — translation MNATSASTDHRIGRPGFAVIPVLDLRGGRVVRARRGERSSYAPIETPLAKGSAPDAVARGLLNAWPATLLYVADLDAIIDGAAPDLRALESIARACPGVGLWVDAGFAAAAGVEAFLAAGLGRPVIGSESQSDPGLVRRLGDRAVFSLDTRGAERLGPAALHDDPSLWPPEVIAMTLAQVGAGAGPDVATLGALRVRAPDRRLYAAGGVRGPDDLRALRDAGLAGALVASALHDGTLSRAAAPDLA, via the coding sequence ATGAACGCGACGAGCGCCTCGACGGACCACAGGATCGGGCGCCCCGGCTTTGCGGTGATCCCGGTGCTCGATCTCCGGGGCGGCCGCGTGGTGCGGGCGCGCCGCGGCGAGCGCTCCTCCTATGCCCCGATCGAGACGCCCTTGGCAAAGGGATCCGCGCCCGACGCGGTGGCGCGCGGGCTCCTCAACGCCTGGCCCGCCACCCTCCTCTACGTCGCCGATCTCGACGCCATCATCGACGGGGCCGCGCCCGATCTCCGGGCGCTGGAATCCATCGCCCGCGCCTGCCCGGGCGTCGGCCTGTGGGTGGATGCCGGCTTCGCCGCGGCTGCGGGCGTGGAGGCGTTCCTGGCCGCCGGCCTGGGCCGGCCGGTGATCGGCAGCGAGAGCCAGTCGGATCCCGGCCTGGTGAGGCGGCTGGGTGACCGGGCGGTGTTCTCCCTCGACACACGCGGCGCGGAGCGGCTCGGCCCGGCGGCGCTCCACGACGACCCCTCGCTCTGGCCGCCGGAGGTGATCGCCATGACCCTCGCCCAGGTCGGGGCCGGCGCCGGGCCGGACGTCGCGACCCTCGGCGCTCTGCGGGTCCGGGCGCCGGATCGCCGCCTCTACGCGGCCGGCGGCGTGCGCGGCCCGGACGACCTGCGGGCCCTCCGCGATGCGGGGCTGGCCGGGGCGCTGGTCGCCTCCGCGCTCCACGACGGCACCCTGTCCCGGGCCGCGGCCCCGGACCTGGCGTGA
- a CDS encoding TetR family transcriptional regulator: MADRPSLGISKRKQPRQARSSDLVSAILQAAAQVLAQVGTRGFTTARVAERAGVSIGSLYQYFPNKAAILFQLQSDEWRDTSARLAAILETRGTPPGERLRAAVHAFVRSECEEAAMRRALDDAAPDYRDAPEAAEPQLAGSRVFRDFLREALPGTAEPDRLRAGEIIAMTLGEVGERISEQACTEETLQDYADALADMLCAYLERLRRDDPAAAPG; this comes from the coding sequence ATGGCTGACCGTCCAAGTCTCGGTATTTCCAAGCGAAAACAGCCCCGGCAGGCCCGCTCCAGCGACCTCGTTTCGGCCATCCTGCAGGCGGCCGCTCAGGTTTTGGCGCAGGTCGGGACCCGGGGCTTCACCACCGCGCGCGTCGCCGAGCGCGCGGGTGTCAGCATCGGCTCGCTCTACCAGTACTTCCCCAACAAGGCGGCGATCCTGTTCCAGCTGCAGAGCGATGAATGGCGGGACACCTCTGCGCGGCTCGCCGCCATCCTGGAGACTCGCGGCACGCCGCCGGGCGAGCGGCTGCGCGCCGCCGTGCACGCGTTCGTGCGCTCGGAATGCGAGGAGGCGGCCATGCGTCGGGCGCTCGACGATGCGGCGCCGGATTATCGGGACGCGCCGGAGGCCGCGGAGCCGCAGCTGGCCGGCTCGCGAGTCTTCCGGGATTTCCTGCGCGAGGCGCTCCCCGGCACGGCCGAGCCGGACCGGCTCCGGGCGGGTGAGATCATCGCCATGACCCTGGGCGAGGTCGGCGAGCGCATCTCGGAGCAGGCCTGCACGGAAGAGACTCTGCAGGATTATGCCGATGCGCTGGCTGACATGCTCTGCGCCTATCTGGAGCGGCTCCGGCGCGACGATCCGGCCGCCGCTCCGGGCTGA
- the leuD gene encoding 3-isopropylmalate dehydratase small subunit, whose product MEKFTILEGVAAPMRTINVDTDRIIPAKYLKTIKRTGLGKSLFAEMRYREDGSENPDFVLNQPAYRNAKILVVGDNFGCGSSREHAPWALADFGIRCVISTSFADIFFNNCAKNGILAIVVSPEDLEKLFEDAERGANATLTVDLEAQTIKGPDGGKLHFDIDAGRRHNLLNGLDEIGLTLERASAIDAYEQKLAQREWA is encoded by the coding sequence ATGGAAAAGTTCACGATCCTGGAGGGCGTTGCGGCGCCCATGCGGACGATCAACGTCGACACCGACCGGATCATCCCGGCCAAGTACCTCAAGACGATCAAGCGGACCGGGCTCGGCAAGAGCCTGTTCGCCGAGATGCGCTACCGCGAGGACGGCTCGGAGAATCCGGATTTCGTGCTCAATCAGCCCGCCTACCGGAATGCCAAGATCCTGGTGGTCGGCGACAATTTCGGCTGCGGCTCGTCGCGGGAGCACGCCCCCTGGGCGCTCGCCGATTTCGGCATCCGCTGCGTGATCTCCACGAGCTTCGCCGACATCTTCTTCAACAACTGCGCCAAGAACGGCATCCTGGCGATCGTCGTGTCGCCCGAGGACCTAGAGAAGCTGTTCGAGGACGCCGAGCGCGGCGCGAACGCGACCCTGACGGTCGACCTGGAGGCCCAGACCATCAAGGGGCCGGACGGCGGCAAGCTGCATTTCGACATCGATGCCGGCCGACGGCACAACCTGCTGAACGGGCTCGACGAGATCGGCCTGACTTTGGAGCGCGCCTCGGCGATCGACGCCTACGAGCAGAAGCTCGCCCAGCGGGAATGGGCCTGA
- a CDS encoding GNAT family N-acetyltransferase — protein MLPDTGIPTLAPGYAVVPPGHLATVVTSLEMLRPPPPRPGRPFPSGLRLELLDRPEPETYRTLFRDVGADWLWFSRLTLADGALAAILADREVEIFALRQDGRNLGMLELDFRQPGACELVFLGLIGSLVGTGIGRTLMNTAISRAWARPITRFWVHTCTLDHPGALAFYRRSGFDPFAVHVEIAPDPRLDGTLPRDCAPHVPLLG, from the coding sequence ATGCTGCCGGATACCGGGATTCCGACGCTCGCCCCGGGCTACGCGGTGGTGCCGCCGGGCCACCTCGCGACCGTCGTCACCAGCCTGGAGATGCTCCGCCCGCCGCCGCCGCGTCCCGGGCGGCCTTTTCCGTCCGGCCTCCGCCTCGAACTCTTGGACCGCCCCGAACCGGAGACCTACCGGACCCTGTTCCGCGACGTCGGCGCCGACTGGCTCTGGTTCTCGCGGCTCACCCTAGCGGACGGCGCGCTCGCCGCGATCCTCGCCGACCGGGAGGTCGAGATCTTCGCGCTGCGCCAGGACGGGCGAAATCTCGGCATGCTGGAACTGGATTTCCGACAGCCCGGCGCCTGCGAACTCGTCTTCCTCGGATTGATCGGGTCTCTGGTCGGGACCGGGATCGGCCGCACGCTGATGAACACGGCGATCAGCCGGGCCTGGGCGCGGCCGATCACGCGGTTCTGGGTGCATACCTGCACCCTCGACCATCCCGGCGCGCTCGCCTTCTACCGGCGCTCGGGCTTCGACCCCTTCGCCGTCCATGTCGAGATCGCGCCCGATCCGCGACTTGACGGGACCCTGCCGCGGGACTGCGCCCCGCACGTGCCGCTGCTCGGCTGA
- a CDS encoding lytic murein transglycosylase: MPKHPTGPRLARALGLLAGIAALPLASLPAWADFDSCLAGIQSQAAGAGVSAQTFRAATSGISYDDKVIELSQAQPEFKTPIWDYMAALVDDERVEDGRAAMRQNAAALAQAEVRYGVDRYTIAAVWGVESNFGKNLGKMPLVQSLATLACSNNRRRDFFRGELIATLRIIERGDIATERLTGSWAGAFGQTQFMPTTYHRLAVDGDGDGRRDVADSVADAVASTANFLHVAKWQHGQVWGYEVKLPRGFNVGAAGRKNKKPVGHWASLGVTRADGRPLSGDGPAGIIAPAGIDGPAFLVTKNFDAIYSYNAAESYGLAIAVLSDRLRGKAGVQAAWPTDDPPLSRAERRDLQTRLAARGYDVGEPDGKVGQKTRDAIKDVERRLGMTPTGRPGGKVLEALRGG; the protein is encoded by the coding sequence ATGCCGAAGCACCCGACGGGACCGAGACTGGCGCGCGCGCTCGGGCTGCTCGCCGGCATCGCGGCCCTGCCGCTGGCGAGCCTGCCGGCATGGGCGGATTTCGACAGCTGCCTCGCCGGCATCCAGTCCCAGGCGGCCGGGGCCGGTGTCTCGGCGCAGACGTTCCGGGCCGCCACGAGCGGCATCAGCTACGACGACAAGGTGATCGAGCTGTCCCAGGCGCAGCCCGAGTTCAAGACACCGATCTGGGACTACATGGCGGCGCTGGTCGACGACGAGCGGGTCGAGGACGGGCGCGCGGCCATGCGCCAGAACGCGGCGGCTCTGGCCCAGGCCGAGGTTCGCTACGGGGTCGACCGCTACACGATCGCGGCGGTCTGGGGCGTCGAATCGAATTTCGGCAAGAACCTCGGCAAGATGCCGCTGGTGCAGTCGCTGGCGACGCTGGCCTGCTCGAACAACCGCCGCCGGGACTTCTTCCGCGGCGAGCTGATCGCCACCCTCCGGATCATCGAGCGCGGCGACATCGCGACGGAGCGGCTGACCGGCTCCTGGGCCGGCGCCTTCGGCCAGACCCAGTTCATGCCCACCACCTATCACCGCCTCGCCGTGGACGGTGACGGTGACGGCCGGCGCGACGTCGCCGATTCGGTCGCCGACGCCGTCGCCTCCACCGCCAACTTCCTGCACGTCGCCAAGTGGCAGCACGGCCAGGTCTGGGGCTACGAGGTGAAGCTGCCCCGCGGCTTCAACGTCGGCGCCGCCGGGCGCAAGAACAAGAAGCCGGTCGGCCACTGGGCGTCGCTGGGCGTCACCCGAGCGGATGGCCGCCCGCTCTCGGGCGACGGTCCCGCCGGGATCATCGCGCCCGCCGGCATCGACGGCCCGGCCTTCCTGGTGACGAAGAACTTCGACGCGATCTACTCGTACAACGCCGCCGAATCCTACGGCCTCGCCATCGCGGTCCTGTCCGACCGGCTGCGCGGCAAGGCCGGCGTCCAGGCGGCGTGGCCGACCGACGATCCGCCCCTGTCGCGGGCCGAGCGGCGCGATCTCCAGACCCGGCTGGCCGCCCGCGGCTACGATGTCGGCGAGCCGGACGGCAAGGTCGGCCAGAAGACCCGGGATGCCATCAAGGACGTGGAGCGCCGCCTCGGCATGACCCCGACCGGCCGGCCCGGCGGCAAGGTGCTGGAAGCCCTGCGCGGCGGATGA
- a CDS encoding RidA family protein: MSRRLITSGSPFERDYGYSRAVADGDTVYLSGTTGYDYATMTMPEGAAAQAEACWRTIRDVLAEAGSSLSGVVRATYYVTDRNDAEAVLAVCGRVLADVRPAATIVIVAGLLRPEMRVEIEVTARIG, from the coding sequence ATGAGCCGACGGCTGATCACGTCGGGCTCGCCGTTCGAGCGGGATTACGGCTATTCCCGGGCGGTCGCCGACGGCGACACCGTCTACCTGTCCGGGACGACCGGCTACGACTACGCCACGATGACGATGCCGGAGGGCGCCGCCGCGCAGGCCGAGGCTTGCTGGCGGACGATCCGGGACGTCCTGGCAGAGGCCGGATCCAGCCTCAGTGGCGTCGTGCGCGCCACCTACTACGTCACAGACCGGAACGATGCCGAGGCGGTGCTGGCGGTCTGCGGCCGGGTGCTGGCCGATGTTCGACCGGCCGCCACGATCGTGATCGTGGCCGGATTGCTGCGCCCCGAGATGCGCGTCGAGATCGAGGTCACCGCGCGGATCGGGTAG
- a CDS encoding O-methyltransferase: protein MSRQISTLAEPPVSTVLDSLFAQAEASSPLTAIADLSPDERARLMGSKTGYRDFYGRLKDMPLAVSRETGRLLYLLARGCRARTIVEFGTSFGLSTLHLAAALRDNGGGRLITCEFEPSKVVRAQANLTAAGLADLAEFREGDALQMLSLDLPDTVDLLLLDGAKGLYPEILSLVERRLRPGGLVVADNANDSPDYLARVRAPTSGYLSVPFAEDVELSMRLG, encoded by the coding sequence ATGTCACGTCAGATCTCAACCCTCGCCGAGCCGCCTGTCTCGACGGTGTTGGACAGTCTCTTCGCGCAAGCCGAGGCATCCTCACCGTTGACGGCCATCGCCGATCTTTCCCCGGACGAGCGGGCGCGGCTGATGGGCAGCAAGACCGGCTACCGTGACTTCTACGGCCGTCTCAAGGACATGCCGCTCGCGGTCTCCCGCGAGACCGGGCGGCTGCTCTACCTGCTGGCGCGCGGATGCCGCGCCCGCACGATCGTCGAGTTCGGCACCTCCTTCGGCCTCTCGACGCTCCACCTCGCCGCAGCCCTGCGGGACAACGGTGGAGGCCGGCTGATCACCTGCGAATTCGAGCCGTCCAAGGTGGTCCGGGCGCAGGCGAACCTGACCGCCGCCGGTCTCGCAGATCTCGCCGAGTTTCGTGAAGGGGACGCCCTCCAGATGCTGAGCCTCGACCTGCCGGACACGGTCGACCTGCTGCTGCTCGACGGCGCCAAGGGGCTCTATCCCGAGATCCTCAGTCTCGTGGAGCGTCGTCTCCGGCCGGGCGGCCTCGTCGTCGCCGACAACGCGAATGACAGTCCCGACTACCTGGCCCGGGTGCGCGCACCGACCAGCGGCTACCTGTCCGTCCCGTTCGCCGAGGATGTCGAGCTGTCGATGCGGCTCGGCTGA